In Aerococcaceae bacterium zg-252, the genomic window AGCACCACTCATACGAATAAATTGTGCTTCTTCACGCAAAGCCTTTAAATTTTTAGAGCCTGTATAGCCCATTCCTGAACGTAAGCCCCCTAATAATTGAAAGACAATATCAGCTACACTACCCTTATAGGCTACTCGTCCTTCAATACCTTCTGGCACTAATTTATTAGCTTCATTTTTAGATTGGAAATAACGGTCACTTGAGCCTTTTTCCATTGCAGCCAAACTTCCCATACCACGATATGATTTAAAGCGACGACCTTGATAAATTTCAAATTCACCCGGTGATTCATCAGTTCCTGCTAACATACTTCCTAACATTACAGCATGTCCTCCAGCAGCAATTGCTTTCACAATATCACCAGAATACTTAATACCACCGTCTGCGATAATTGCTTTATCATACTCACGTGCAACTGACGCACATTCATAGATTGCTGTTAATTGTGGTACTCCAACACCAGCCACTACACGTGTCGTACAAATTGAACCTGGGCCAATCCCAACTTTAACAATATCGACACCCACTTCAAATAAATCACGTGTTGCTTCTGCTGTCGCCACATTTCCCGCAATAATCGTCACATTTGGAAACGCATCACGAATTTCCTTGATTTTACGAATAACACCTGCACTATGCCCATGGGCTGTATCAATTACCAATGCATCAACTTGTTCGTTAATTAATGCTTGTGCACGTTCAAATGTATCGCTCGTTACGCCAACTGCAGCTGCTACAAGCAAACGACCATGTTTATCTTTTGCAGCATTAGGAAACTCAATGACTTTTTCAATATCTTTAATGGTAATCAGTCCGGATAATTTCCCTTCCTTATCCACAATCGGCAATTTTTCAATTCGATGTTGATATAAAATCTTTTCTGCTTCTTGTAATGAAGTACCAACTTCAGCTGTTACCAAATTTTCAGCGGTCATAAAATTAGCAATCTTTTGCTGATAATCACTAATAAAACGCATATCTCGATTGGTAATAATACCAACCAATGTCAAATCTTGTTCACTTTTTACAATTGGCACACCACTAATACGATAATGCGACATCAAATTTTCAGCATCTTGAACTAGGTGTTCAGGAGTTAAATAAAAAGGGTCTAAAATCACTCCATTTTCCGAACGTTTCACTTTCTGTACTTCATGTGCTTGTTCGTCAATACTCATATTTTTATGAATGACACCCAATCCACCTTGTCGTGCCATTGCAATCGCCATATTCGCATCGGTGACGGTATCCATACTCGCACTAATAATTGGAATATTCAATTTTAAATTCGGTGCTAATTGCACAGTTAAATCAACATCATTCGGCAAAACTTCACTGCGTGCCGGCACTAATAAAACATCATCAAATGTATATCCTTCACGTTGAAATTTAGATTCCCATTTATTCATTCTTCGCATTTCCTTTCCTTTTTATCCTTAACTGAATAAGATTAATTGTTTAATAGAGTACCATTTGTATCATAAAATTTCAATCATTTTATTTAAAGAAAACGAATTTTAATTATACTTTAATATATAGCATTCGTGATTTTCTCGGGTTGGCTTAATGTCCACTTCGCACACTTGTGATAACAGGATAAATATAAAATAAAAGGGCAAGCTGACACCTACCCTTTACTTTCATATTAAATTAAAAGACGCCACCACGAATATTTAAGCGACGTTTCAAATAGAAACGTGCCACAATCGTTACTAAACCAATGACTAATAATACCATTGGTGGCAAGACTGGATTAATGACTTTCGGTACAAACGCTGTTACTAAACTAACGGCTGCAACCCAAGCAATCATCGCTAATGATGACATTCCAAAATAACGTAAATAACCTCTTTGCCCTTTGGGAGCATCTGGTTTCGGCAAATTCCGAGCAATCATTAACATCGCAAATCCAGCCACAATATAGTTGACAATCAATGTAATCAAGCCAATTGTATTTTGAACTTTATTAGACGCATTTAATAAAGAAAATCCTGTCATAATCGTATAGATTGAACCTAATAATAAAGCTCCGTCTAGAGCAATTTTCCATGGTTCAGACGGTTCTAAATCTTCTTTAGGCTCTGTTGGAAAATGCTGTTCCTTAATAATGGCTGCACATTCTGTTGGAGTACCATATAATTGTTTAGCTGTTTGACCTGTCTTTTGCCCTTGAATTAAGGTATCAGCAATTTCTGCAAATACAGCTTGATAGGCTGATTGTGCCAATTTTTCACTTTCTAAATGCTTATCCACTGCCATTAAATATTGTTGATTTTTTTTCGTTAAACGATTAAATACATCAGTTGTCACAGCTTTCAATACAGACTCAGTTTGACTTGGCACTACATAGACATCTGCTTCTTTCGCATCATGACTATCGCTTTCTGCTGTTTCGACAACTTTCTCTGTCGCATCAGAAGTAGCAAGGTCTTCCAATACCTCAACATCAACTTCAACTGCTTCAACGGTTTCTTTTGATTTATCTGTCATATTCTCACTCTTCCTTATTCAAGTACTATTATCCTATGCTGACTTCAATGAACTGAAATGCCCCTACTTTGCAACACTCTAAATATTCCTATGCTCCGTTAATTCATTTCAACTCATTCATCGTCGCACTCCGTTTTATTACTAGACATTAAATCTGAATAACATAATGTCGCCGTCTTGTACTTCGTATTCTTTCCCTTCAGAACGATAGCGTCCTGCTTCTTTTGCTTTTGTCATACTTTGATAAGTCATTAAATCATCATACGACACCGTTTCTGCACGAATAAATCCACGTTCAAAATCAGAGTGAATCACTCCAGCCGCTTGTGGTGCTTTCATTCCTAATCGGAACGTCCACGCACGTACTTCTTGCTCTCCAGCCGTAAAGTAAGTGGCTAATCCTAATAATGAATATGCCTTTTGAATTAAACGATCTAAACCAGATTCTGTTAAACCATAATCTTCTAAAAAGACAGCTTTTTCTTCGTCATCCAATTCAGCAATTTCTTCTTCCAAACGTGCACAAACTGGTACAACTTCTGCCCCTTGCTCTTTAGCCAACGCTTCAACTTGTGCTAAATAAGGATTCCCTGTTGGATCAGATACTTCATCTTCGCCAATATTCGCAACATAAAGCATTTTTTTACGTGTTAGTAAAAATAAGTTACGGACGAACGGTAATTGTTCATCATAAAATTCAACCGAATTGGCTAATTGATTATTTTCTAATGCCTCTTTCAGTTTTTCAAGCACTTCCATTTCAATCATTGCATCTTTATCTTTTGACTTAGCTAATTTCGCTACACGTGCAATACGTTTATCAACTGTTTCTAAGTCAGCAAAAATTAATTCTAAATTAATCGTTTCAATATCTGAAATCGGGTCAACCGTTCCAGACACATGGGTAATATTCCCGTCATCAAAACAACGCACTACATGACAAATAGCATCCACTTGTCGAATATGACTTAAAAACTTATTCCCTAATCCTTCTCCACGACTAGCACCTTTTACAATACCAGCAATATCCGTAAATTCAAAGGTTGTCGGTACTGTTTTTTTCGGTTTAATTAATTGAGTAATATCAAATAATCGGTGGTCTGGCACCTCCACAATTCCTACATTTGGTTCAATAGTCGCAAATGGATAATTAGCTGCCTCCACCCCTGCTTTCGTTATTGCATTAAATAATGTCGATTTACCTACGTTTGGTAATCCTACAATCCCTGCTGTTAATGCCATGCTTTCACTCTCTTTCATTCTTACTATGCGTTAAATAAAGACTTGATACCTTTTTCAATTGTATCCTAACCTTTATTCCGCATTATTTTCTTCATATTTCTTTAAAATTTTCTTGATTTTCTTATCAAAATCTCGACGCGTCATGGTAACAATATGTCCACAATATTCGCATTTAATTTTGATGTCCATTCCCATTCGAATCACTTGCCAACGATTTGTTTGGCACGCATGTGGTTTACGCATTTCAACTATATCTAATTTATCATAGGGTTTGCGTTCCATTATTACCTCACCTCTCATTGCTCCATTATAAATGGATATTTAATAAATCTAAAATACGAATTAAATCGGATTGCGATAAAAATTCAATTTCAATTTTACCTTTTTCACCTTTTTGCTGAACAACAGCATGTGTGCCAAAATATTCTTGCATGCGATTTTCAATCGCTTTTAAATACGCTGGCTTTTCAATTGTTTTATCTTTTTCGCTAGTCGGCTTTTGTATTTCCGGTGTTTCGCTTAAAGATTGTACCAATTCTTCTAACTGACGAACAGTTAATTGCTCTTCAATCACTTTTTTCGCAATTTCGATTTGTTTATCTTTATTTTTAATCGACAACAATGTACGAGCTAACCCCATTGATAAGTCACCATTATTTACCCACTGCTTAATTTGTTCAGGCAAACTCAATAATCGTAAATAGTTCGCAATATACGGACGACTTTTTCCCATGCGTTCAGCCACTTCATTTTGAGTTAAATTTAATTTAACCATTAAAACATTGTAGGCTTCAGCCTCTTCCATAGGGCTTAAATCTTCACGTTGTAAATTTTCTAAAACAGCAATTTCAATCATTTGCTCTTCATCAATTTGACGAACAATGGCTGGGATTGTTTCTTTCCCTGCTAATCGACTCGCACGAACTCGACGTTCGCCTGCAATTAATTCATACCCTTTAACAGACGATTGTCTAACAATAATCGGTTGAAAGACACCGGATTGTTTAATCGAGTTAGCTAGTTCTTGTAAAGCTGCTTCTTCAAATTTTTTACGAGGTTGATAGGGATTGCTGCGAATCTCAGATAATGCTAATTCTTCGACGATTTCATTATCATTGAGCTGGTCATCATAATTAGAAAACAAGGCATCCATGCCTCGACCTAATCCACCTTTTTTATTTTTATTCGCCATTTGCTAGCACCTCCCTAGCTAAATCCATATACATTTCAGCTCCACGAGATTTTGGATCATAATCAATAATGGACTGCCCGTATGACGGTGCAACAGATAAGCTGACAGTTCTTGAAATAACTGTACGATACACTTTTTCTTGGAAATATTTGCGTACTTCTTCCACCACTTCACGTCCAAGATTCGTACGTGTCAACATCGTTAACAACACACCTTCAATACGGAATGTCCGATTATAACGGCGTTGAATCAAACGAATTGTATTCAATAATTGACTTAATCCCTCTAAAGCATAATATTCAGCTTGTACCGGAATCAATATCGTATCACTTGCCGTAAAGGCATTTATTGATAATTGCCCTAAAGACGGTGGACAATCTACTAAAATATAATCAAAATCATCACGAATAGGAGCAACGGCATTTTTTAAACGCAGCTCACGATTTTCAATATTCGCTAACTCTACTTCAGCTGCTGCTAATTGAATCGTTGCTGGAACAATATAAAGTCCTTCTCTTGATGTCGGTAATATACAGGGTGCCATTGGAATCTCATCTACTAATATTTCATATAAACTATTGATAACATTGACACGCTCAATACCCAAACCACTGGTTGCATTACCTTGAGAATCCGAATCAATAATCAAAACTTTTTTACCTAGAGCTGCTAAGGCAGCTCCTAAATTGACGGTTGTCGTTGTTTTACCTACGCCACCTTTTTGGTTACCTACCGCAATCATTTTTCCCATATCGATGCTCCTTTCTATTTAATTGGTTGTTTTATTGGTTTTCCTGCTTTACGGGGATATTTTTTTTGTGTTTCTAATGTCTTACGAATTTTAATAAAAGTTCGTTCACTGTCTTCGACAGGCAATAAAGCCACTTTTACTTCTTCTAATTTAGCACCTAGTACATGAATCGCTTTTTGAGCATCATCTAATTCCTCTTGACCTTTGGCTGCTTTAAGTGCTAAGAAATAGCCCCCTTTACGCACCAATGGTAAACAAAATTCTGATAATACATTCAATGACGCTACGGCTCTGGCTGTTGCAATATCAAATTGTTCACGGTATACAGGATTTTGCCCCGCATCTTCTGCTCGAGCATGAATCGCTTGCACATTGTCTAATTGTAATTCTTCACTAACAATATTTAGAAAATTAATACGCTTATTTAACGAATCAATAATCGTTATCTCCAACTCTGGTTTAACAATCTTTAACGGAATACTTGGAAATCCAGCTCCCGCCCCCACATCAACCAATCGCTGTTGATAATGCTCAAGTGGTAATTCCCATAAAAGCATAATACTATCGAAGAAATGCTTTAAATACACCTCGTCTTTTTCGGTAATCGCAGTTAAATTAATCTTTTCATTCCATTCAATTAACAGCTCATAATAGCGTTCAAATTGCTGAATTTGATAATTTGATAACTCAATTCCATGCTTACGCAATTCTATAATAAATTGTTCAATATTCATCTTATGAGCCTCCTCTATTTTGTGAAACAAAAATGTTTCACACTATACTACTTTACCCCAAATACCTTGAAATAGCAACTTTTTTTCGCAATTCCGTACGACTATTCCTAGCACTATTTTGATAACTTTCCACAACAAATAATAAATACGCCTAGACGATTTTTAACGACTAAGCGTATCGCTCATTTTATTTAAAATAAACTAATCCTTTAAGTTCAAATCGAATCCTTGTGCTTCAATCACTCTCATAATTTGCGACCGTAATACAGGGGCGATTTCAAATTTTTGTGTAACTTGGTCAGTAAACGCAAGCGATTTTTGATTTGATTGACGTGAATCATAATAATTTGCCATTTCATCATCGTATGCCGCTAAATCTGCCATAATATCTTCATGATATGGATAGGTATTTTCACCGATTTTATAGCTAAATGGCATACGTGGTTTTAATTCTGGTTGGTCAGCTGGATACCCAAAACCAATCCCTAAAATAGGAAAGGTCAATTCTGGTAATCCTAATATGTTAATAATCGCTTGACTATCATTTAAAATGCTCCCAAAATAGACAGCTCCCATACCCAATGACTCGATTGCATTCGTTACATTTTGTGCTGCTAAATAGGCATCTGCTGCTCCTTGGAAGAAGAAGTCCATTGAACGATAATTAGTGCCTGTATATCCTTTCTGCTGCGCAATCGTTTTATTACGATAGCTATCCACAATAAAAATAAGCAGTTCTGGTGCCGTAACAACATAAGGTTGCTTACAAATTTCTGCAATGGCACGACGTTTTTCTAAATCTGTGATACGAATAACCGAATAGGATTGCAAGCCATTACTCGTTGCCGTTCGATTCATCACTGCAAATAATTGCTCTAATACATCATTTGAGACTGCTTGTTCTTTAAAAAATCGAATAGTACGATGATTTAATTGATGCTTTATCGTTTCGTTCATATTGAATTCTCCTTACACTTGATTACTTTATTAGTTTAACGGCTACACATTAAATTTTCAAATAATTCATCTATCTTCCTATATTGATTCATGCTACAATATAGCCGTTAGTCAACACTATTATGACAGAGTAGAGAAATTGCGTTAAGTGTTAATGGATGGAATGTTGCCATTAAACGAAGAAATCAATCTTTCGCGATAATTTCTCGCATTCGCTGCATTTATTGTAGCTCTCTGCACAACACGCAGTGCGAGTAAGGACGTCACGCACTAGAATAAGGAGAGTATTTTATGAAAAAGAAATTAACTACGATTCAATTATCGTTATTAGGCATTATTTTAGGAATTCGCATCGCAATGAGTTTTATTCCATCATTTAAAGTTGGAACCTTTGTAGAACTTGGGGTTGGATTCATTGGCACTGCCCTTTCAGGTGCTCTATTTGGGCCGTTTTATGCAATGGTTATCGGTGTGATTAATGATATTATTACAGCATTAATACATGGCAAATCATTCTTTTTTGGTTATACACTGAGTGCTGCCATTGCTGGACTTATTTATGGTTTTGGATTATGGCGAAAAAATCATTCTCTTAAACGAATTTTTAGTACTGTACTACTTATCACCATAGTAGTAAATTTAGGTTTAGGTTCCATTTGGGTTAAAATGATGACAGGTAAAGCATGGGAAGTCTTTATGGGTATTCGTATTATTAAGAATATCTTTTCATTATTTTTGAACACTTTTATTTTATACGTTTTATTTAATCACCCAACTATTAAACGTTACATCGACCGCTATAAATTTTAATTAATTTCATGACTAACAATTGAAACATTCACCTTTCGGAGCGTTTTTCGCTCCTTTTTTTATTAGTCTTTCAAGTGGTACTGTGATAAACTATTTTTATAATTAAACTCATGTAGAAAGCGAGTCTTTAAATGACAAAAGAATCAATAGCAATTATCGGCGGTGGTATCGTTGGCTCTACTGCAGCTTATTACCTCGCCAAAGCCGGATATACTGTTACCTTATTTGACGAAGGAACCGGACAAGCAACTTCAGCGGCTGCAGGCATCATTTGTCCTTGGTTTACCCTACGCCGTAATAAACCGTGGTATTTTTTAGTTTCTCAAGGAGCAGAATTTTATCGCCAACTAATGCGTGACCTAACTGATGACGGCTTTGAAACCACTCATATTTTCAAAGAACAAGGTGCATTAATCATTCGTAAAAATCAAAAAAGTTTAGATCGTGATATCGACGCTAGTACATTGAAAAAAGAAACAGCTCCGTCTATACAAACTGTCAAGACTTTATCACCTCAAGAATCAAATGAACTTTTTCCAATGTTAGAAACAGATTATAGTGCAACACATGTACAAGGTGGTGGACGAGTAGACGGTGCGGCATTAATTAAGACATTAAAACAAGCATTTACAATGCATGGTGGGCAACTAATCAATAAAGCAGCTATGTTAACTAACGAACATTTAATACAATATCAGCAACAGGAACCACAGTCCTTTGATAAAATCTTACTCGCTGCTGGAGCATGGCTCCCTAACCTTTTAGAGCCACTCAACTATACTGTCGATATTCGCCCGCAAAAAGGACAACTCTTTAGTATTCAAACAGACTACCAAGACACTGGTAACTGGCCTGTCATCATGCCCCCTGGTAAAGTAGATATCATTCCAAACGCTAATGGCGAAATCGTGATTGGCGCAACACACGAAGATGATATGGGATACGATTTAACTATTGATAATAATAAATTAGAAGAATTATTCGAAACAGCTAAAAATTGGATTCCGTCAATTACTAACTATTCAATCCACAATACAAGAGTTGGTATTCGTGCCTACACTTCCGACTATACGGTATTAGTCGGAAAAGTGCCACAAACCACTAATATTTGGGCTGTGAGTGGTCTAGGGTCATCAGGATTAACAAGTGGGCCTTATCTAGGGTACCAATGGGCACAACTCGTTCAAACAGGAAAATGGACTATTAGCGAAACGGACTTCCCCATTAATAAATTTATACAAAAAACTAACTCATAATTAAATTTCATAAAGAAAATGACGCTAATGCTTACTTTTATAGCAGAGTTATGATATATTATATGTATATTCAAGTAAGGGAGGAAAAAATAATGTGGAAAGAATTTAAGGCTTTTATCGCAAATGATAACATTTTACAATTAGCTACTGCCGTAGTTATGGGTTCAGCTTTTACAGCAATCGTTAATAGTTTAGTTAATGATATCTTCATGCCAATTATTGTTGCTATTACAGGACAAGCAGATGTATCAGGAATCTCACTACAACTAGGAAACACAACAATTGGAATTGGAATGTTTTTACAAGCAATTATTAATTTCTTATTAATCGCTGCAATGTTATTTACTATCATTAAAGCATTAGAAAAAGTTAAACGTCCAGCTCCAGCTCCAGCTGCAGCTGAAGAAGTTCCTGCTGGTCCAAGCGAAACTGAATTATTACAAGAAATCTTAACTGAATTACGTAATAAATAATAAAAAATGCCCCCTAAGTAATGCTTAGGGGGTTTTTTATTTGAATAAAATAAAATTAAAAAAAGAGCCAAACAATCAAGCATTCGCCCAATCATTTAACTCTCCTCAGTATTTATAATCTATCAGCAATAGGAGTTAGCACTCCCCACTAACAATTATTTTTGTGCACGACGCATATAAGTTCCTTCACTTGTATTGATTTCTAAAGATTCTCCTGCTTCGATAAAGTCTGGAACGTTAACTACCAAACCAGTTTCCATTGTAGCTGGTTTACCAGAACCTGTAACAGTCGCACCTTTAATTGACGGTTGAGTTTCAGCAACAGTTAATACTACCGTACTTGGTAATTCAACCCCAATTACTTCAGTACCGAAGAATTGAATTTTAGCTTCCATATTTTCCAATAAGAATTTCAATTCACGTTCAATTGAATCAACTGGTAATTCATATTGCTCATATGTTTCTAAATCCATAAATGATGCAACATCACCCATACTATATAAATATTGAACTGTTTTAGTTTCAATAAATGCACGTTCAAATTTTTCATCTGGACGGAATGTAGTGTCGTAAGTAGCTCCTGTTCTAACATCACGTAATTTCATACGCATGATTGTATTACCTTTACCTGGTTTATGGTGGCTCGCTTCTAATACGCGAATTAATTTTCCGTCTTGTACAATTGTCATACCTGCTCTTAAATCTACTGCAGAAATCATAATCATTATGTCCCCTTTATTCATTTTTTCACTGATTCATTATAACACAACCATTAGAACGGATACAAATGTTAATTTTATCTACTGGCATGCCCTAACGCTTTCAAAGTGAAAAATATCTTAAATACAATCTTTATGGATATAGAAAAACTATGGTATAATGACGGTAAAAATTTTACATGAGGTGGTCACTATGTCATTATTAGCCAATTGCTTTAGCCATAATGTTACGAGTATCGGTATCTCGGCTATTCGTGAGTTTGATGAATTTTGCAATCAAATTAATGGTATCATCAAATTAACACTTGGAGAACCGGATTTCACAACTCCAGAACATATTAAAAGTGCCGGTATCCAGGCAATTGAACAGAATGTGACACGCTATACACACGCTTCTGGTATTTTGGCATTACGTCAAGCAGCAACAGAATGGCTCGCTGATCGATATGATTTACACTATACAGCCGATGAAACAATTGTCACACATGGTGCCACAGAGGGATTAGCCATTGCCTTACATGCGATTATCAATCCGGGTGACAAAATTTTACTACCCTCACCATTTTTTACACTCTATCAGTCCATGATAAAAATTAATGGTGGCATTCCAGTGATGATTGATACGTCCGATAATCACTTCATTCTATCGCCTGAAATGTTAACAGCTGCCTTACAAGAACATGGTGAGGCTGTCAAAGGAATTGTATTGAATTATCCAACGAATCCAACAGGTATTACATGGAATGCTCAAGAAGCTGAGGCAATAGCAAATGTCTTACGAGATAAACCTATTTTTGTTATTAGCGATGAAGTTTACAGTGAATTTGTCTATGACGGCGACCACGTTTCGATTGCTAGTTTCTTACCTGAACAAACTATTGTTGTGCAATCGTTATCCAAATCACACTCCATGACAGGTTGGAGAGCAGGTTTTAATTTTGCACCGCAATATATTACTGATGAAATGAATAAAGTTCATCAAAATTATGTCACAAATGCCACGAGTATTTCTCAAATCGCTGCACTAGAAGCCGTCTTAAATGGACGAGAAGATGCACAGATAATGCGAGAATCCTATATTCGTCGTCGTGATTATATTCATGAGCGTATGACTAAAATGGGCTTTGACATCATTAAACCAAATGGTGCCTTTTATATTTTTGCTAAAATACCTGAACCATTTGAACAAGACAGTAGTAAATTTGTCATAGAAGTGGCACAAAAAGCACGTGTAGCACTCATACCCGGTAGCGGCTTTGGTATCGGTGGTACAAATTATGTTCGTCTAAGCTATGCAGCTAGCGATGATGTCATTACTGAAGCAATGAATCGATTAGAAGCCTTTATGAAAAGTTAAACAATTAAAACAGTGGAACTAAGCAAACAATTCCACTGTTTTTCCTATTTCATGATTTTCTTTCTGTCAATTGATAGAAGAATAAACTACCAAATACAATATTTGTAAAGGTAAAACGATTCCTATTAAAGCAATTATTTTACCAGCTACAAGTTTATACATAGAAATGCGGTTTGCTCGAAGCATGTTAAGTGTTTTTCTTTCGAATTCTGGTAAAAACGACATACCAATAAAAATCGATAATAAGGGAGGAAATAATAAACTACTATTATACAAAGTTAACTGTCCCCACAATACTCGTCCCTCACTACCTAAAATTATATTATTATGGTAATAATAGTAATTAAACAACGCGACAAAGGTAGAAATAAATAAAAATAGTAAACCTATAAAAAACATTGATGTTTTTTTCATTTTTTTCCACTCAGCTATAGTAAAACTAATCATTGTATCCTCCTTTCTTTTTTATCATGATAGTAACTATATAACAATTTAAAATAACAAAAATTATATTCTAAGAATGAGATTTTGAGTCGGTAGAAATTCATAAACGCCACTGGTATTAACACCAATAAAACGATATGGTGCCAAATAAGAGGAACCTATCCACGGACATACAAAGCTCCAGATAAAAGAGGAAAACTTCATTAGGA contains:
- the mscL gene encoding large conductance mechanosensitive channel protein MscL; the encoded protein is MWKEFKAFIANDNILQLATAVVMGSAFTAIVNSLVNDIFMPIIVAITGQADVSGISLQLGNTTIGIGMFLQAIINFLLIAAMLFTIIKALEKVKRPAPAPAAAEEVPAGPSETELLQEILTELRNK
- a CDS encoding aminotransferase class I/II-fold pyridoxal phosphate-dependent enzyme; this translates as MSLLANCFSHNVTSIGISAIREFDEFCNQINGIIKLTLGEPDFTTPEHIKSAGIQAIEQNVTRYTHASGILALRQAATEWLADRYDLHYTADETIVTHGATEGLAIALHAIINPGDKILLPSPFFTLYQSMIKINGGIPVMIDTSDNHFILSPEMLTAALQEHGEAVKGIVLNYPTNPTGITWNAQEAEAIANVLRDKPIFVISDEVYSEFVYDGDHVSIASFLPEQTIVVQSLSKSHSMTGWRAGFNFAPQYITDEMNKVHQNYVTNATSISQIAALEAVLNGREDAQIMRESYIRRRDYIHERMTKMGFDIIKPNGAFYIFAKIPEPFEQDSSKFVIEVAQKARVALIPGSGFGIGGTNYVRLSYAASDDVITEAMNRLEAFMKS
- a CDS encoding ABC transporter permease, coding for MISFTIAEWKKMKKTSMFFIGLLFLFISTFVALFNYYYYHNNIILGSEGRVLWGQLTLYNSSLLFPPLLSIFIGMSFLPEFERKTLNMLRANRISMYKLVAGKIIALIGIVLPLQILYLVVYSSIN
- the efp gene encoding elongation factor P yields the protein MISAVDLRAGMTIVQDGKLIRVLEASHHKPGKGNTIMRMKLRDVRTGATYDTTFRPDEKFERAFIETKTVQYLYSMGDVASFMDLETYEQYELPVDSIERELKFLLENMEAKIQFFGTEVIGVELPSTVVLTVAETQPSIKGATVTGSGKPATMETGLVVNVPDFIEAGESLEINTSEGTYMRRAQK